In the Candidatus Baltobacteraceae bacterium genome, one interval contains:
- a CDS encoding radical SAM protein, which produces MSLGLAYTDKRGRIFFDSDSEPLADGGIVRRAKRNELLRAPEGTVPVTLPGRTPLVTGGKAARRTALGALLPAGYTRLLLPAYVEGESAPQLPLFGYAFACVIDDELHVAAMRTDEDANWRPRAFAESELETIVSTRLASDPKNRILAQLGRCSLEYGCFTAQNVFLEQGEAALPVSPKCNARCVGCISELDAGSVIVAPQERIRIEPDVDALSRIALAHLERVPDGIVSFGQGCEGEPLLRSTAIARTIEHIRAHRTNGTVNLNTNGSLPKSLGTLIDAGLDAVRVSLNSFRPPVYAAYYRPAGYALDDVLESITLAVRKGLRVSLNLLTHPGVTDEAAEVAAATAFLRQTRVALVQTRTLNIDPHVYFSRVGRPLEPIGMRAALEALRQTGAELGNFTHTH; this is translated from the coding sequence TTTTTCGATTCGGATTCCGAGCCACTCGCCGACGGTGGCATCGTTCGCCGCGCGAAACGCAACGAGTTGTTGCGCGCTCCGGAAGGGACGGTTCCGGTCACATTGCCGGGACGGACTCCGCTCGTTACCGGCGGTAAGGCTGCGCGTCGGACGGCTCTGGGTGCGCTGTTGCCCGCGGGTTATACTCGCTTGCTTTTGCCTGCATACGTTGAAGGAGAGTCGGCACCGCAATTGCCGCTCTTCGGCTACGCATTTGCATGCGTTATCGACGACGAGCTTCATGTTGCGGCTATGCGCACCGACGAAGATGCGAATTGGCGTCCGCGCGCATTCGCCGAAAGCGAACTGGAAACGATCGTCTCCACACGTCTTGCCAGCGATCCGAAGAACCGGATTCTTGCGCAGCTGGGACGCTGCTCGCTCGAATACGGCTGTTTTACCGCTCAAAACGTGTTTCTCGAACAAGGCGAAGCGGCGCTTCCGGTCTCCCCGAAGTGCAACGCACGCTGCGTCGGCTGCATCTCGGAGCTCGACGCCGGTAGCGTAATCGTTGCGCCGCAGGAGCGCATTCGCATCGAGCCTGATGTCGATGCGCTGAGCCGCATCGCACTCGCGCATCTCGAGCGGGTCCCCGACGGAATCGTTTCATTCGGACAAGGTTGCGAGGGCGAGCCGCTTTTACGCAGCACCGCGATCGCGCGAACGATCGAGCACATTCGTGCGCACCGCACGAACGGTACGGTGAATTTGAACACGAACGGAAGCTTGCCGAAGTCGCTAGGGACGCTGATCGATGCCGGCCTGGACGCAGTCCGCGTCAGCTTGAATTCGTTTCGGCCTCCCGTATATGCGGCGTACTATCGGCCGGCCGGATACGCGCTTGACGACGTATTGGAGAGCATCACACTCGCGGTGCGCAAGGGCTTGCGCGTGTCGTTAAATTTGCTGACACACCCCGGCGTGACGGACGAAGCTGCGGAGGTTGCCGCTGCGACGGCGTTCTTACGGCAAACGCGTGTTGCCCTCGTGCAAACACGGACGCTCAACATCGATCCGCATGTCTATTTCTCGCGAGTTGGCCGGCCGCTCGAGCCGATTGGAATGCGCGCTGCCTTAGAAGCTCTCCGTCAAACGGGTGCGGAGCTCGGGAACTTCACGCACACGCACTAG
- the kdpF gene encoding K(+)-transporting ATPase subunit F, which produces MTIDYMAGLVLSAAAFVYLIYAMLRPERF; this is translated from the coding sequence ATGACGATCGATTATATGGCCGGCCTCGTGCTTTCGGCGGCCGCCTTTGTTTATTTGATCTACGCGATGCTCCGTCCGGAGCGGTTTTAG
- the kdpA gene encoding potassium-transporting ATPase subunit KdpA: MSIIGWLQFALLFIAVLICVKPVGIYLYRVFEGERTFLSPVLEPIERATYAACRVDYSREMRWTTYAFAFFAFQLVGFAWLYAILLTQQWLPFNPQHFSNLSPDLAFNTAISFVTNTNWQFYSGESTLSYFSQMAGLAWHMFTSSASGIAVAIVLIRGIVRTDRQTLGNYWVDMTRTILYVLAPLAFVGALVLLWQGVPQNFSPYTDTVSVEGAKVSIPQGPMASMESIKELGNNGGGFVNANSSSPDENPNPFTDWLELFFELLIPAALTYMFGRYARDQRQGWVLFGAMSTLYILGFWACYYFQSQPNALMAAHGIFKSFEGLETRFGIAASAMFAVTTTATSSGAVNSMHDSFLPMAGAIPLINIQTGEVIFGGVGAGMYGMLEFVIFTVFIAGLMVGRTPEYLGKKIERRQVVMASLAILSIAFFTLGPAAVAVVVPAGLAAMNNAGPHGFSEILYMTTSMTGNNGSAFAGISGNTFTEMIGGVTLFGGRYAEIIPVLGLAGSLAGKRAVPVSSGTFKTTTPLFVFLLIGVVLVVGLLTFLPADALGPFVEHLLLNQGKTY; this comes from the coding sequence ATGTCGATCATCGGGTGGTTGCAGTTCGCACTGCTGTTCATCGCGGTTCTCATCTGCGTAAAACCGGTGGGGATATATCTCTACCGTGTCTTCGAAGGTGAGCGCACGTTCCTCTCACCGGTGCTGGAGCCCATCGAACGCGCGACGTACGCGGCGTGTCGCGTCGACTATTCGCGCGAGATGCGTTGGACGACGTATGCGTTCGCCTTTTTCGCGTTCCAGTTGGTCGGCTTCGCCTGGCTCTATGCGATTCTGCTGACGCAGCAGTGGCTGCCGTTCAATCCGCAACATTTCTCGAATCTCTCGCCCGATCTGGCGTTCAACACGGCGATCAGTTTCGTCACGAACACGAACTGGCAGTTCTATTCCGGCGAAAGCACGCTGAGCTATTTCTCGCAAATGGCAGGCCTAGCGTGGCACATGTTCACGTCCTCGGCCTCTGGCATCGCGGTCGCCATCGTCTTGATCCGCGGCATCGTGCGCACCGATCGGCAAACGCTTGGCAATTACTGGGTAGACATGACGCGCACGATCCTCTACGTGCTCGCTCCGCTCGCGTTCGTTGGTGCGCTCGTCCTTTTGTGGCAGGGCGTTCCGCAGAACTTCTCGCCGTACACCGACACCGTCTCGGTTGAGGGCGCCAAAGTTTCGATACCACAAGGCCCGATGGCGTCGATGGAAAGCATCAAGGAGCTCGGCAACAACGGCGGCGGCTTCGTCAATGCAAACTCGTCCTCACCCGACGAGAATCCCAATCCGTTTACGGACTGGCTCGAGCTCTTTTTCGAGCTGTTGATACCGGCCGCACTCACCTACATGTTTGGGCGTTACGCGCGCGATCAGCGACAAGGCTGGGTGCTCTTCGGCGCAATGTCGACGCTGTACATCCTCGGATTCTGGGCATGCTACTACTTCCAGTCGCAGCCGAACGCGTTAATGGCCGCGCACGGAATCTTCAAGAGCTTCGAGGGGCTGGAGACGCGATTCGGTATCGCGGCTTCGGCGATGTTCGCGGTCACGACGACCGCAACGTCAAGCGGCGCCGTCAACTCGATGCACGATTCGTTCCTGCCGATGGCCGGCGCGATTCCGCTGATCAACATTCAGACCGGCGAAGTCATCTTCGGTGGCGTCGGAGCCGGCATGTACGGCATGTTGGAGTTCGTGATTTTCACGGTCTTCATCGCCGGATTGATGGTCGGACGCACGCCGGAATATCTCGGAAAGAAGATCGAACGCCGGCAAGTCGTGATGGCTTCGCTCGCCATTCTTTCGATCGCATTCTTCACGCTCGGTCCGGCGGCCGTCGCGGTCGTCGTTCCAGCCGGTCTTGCTGCGATGAATAACGCCGGGCCGCACGGTTTCAGCGAGATCTTGTATATGACGACCTCGATGACCGGTAACAACGGCAGCGCTTTTGCCGGGATCAGCGGGAACACGTTCACGGAGATGATCGGCGGCGTTACGCTCTTCGGCGGACGCTACGCAGAGATCATCCCGGTGCTCGGCCTCGCGGGATCCCTCGCCGGCAAGCGCGCCGTTCCGGTATCGTCCGGAACGTTCAAGACGACGACGCCGTTGTTCGTGTTTCTCTTGATCGGCGTCGTTCTCGTTGTGGGACTGTTGACGTTCCTACCCGCTGACGCGCTCGGCCCATTCGTCGAGCACCTGCTGCTCAACCAAGGAAAGACGTACTAA
- the kdpB gene encoding potassium-transporting ATPase subunit KdpB, with protein sequence MISQARIERRPRARSLFDPEILVPAIGASFKKLDPRWQVRNPVMFICEVGALVTSILFFRDWATHVSTPTSGAGFDFAISIWLWFTVLFANFAEAVAEGRGKAQAEFLRRTKSDTQARKLVRDGEYATIPSSHLRKGDVIRVETGEIIAGDGDVVQGAASVDESAITGESAPVIREGGGDRSSVTGGTRVLSDWIMVRISANPGETFLDRMINLVEGAQRQKTPNEIALSILLSGMTIIFLIAVATLAPFSIYAGTVQSITVLIALLVCLIPTTIGGLLSAIGIAGMDRVMQRNVLAMSGRAVEAAGDVDTLLLDKTGTITLGNRQASEIIPVSGVTLERAARAAYLSSLADETPEGRSIVMLTERMGTPNGGAPIGSTFVPFSAYTRMSGLDVQTNGSVHAIRKGAADAVVAFVRSQGGKVDETQFTVDVERIARAGGTPLLLAEGGNLLGIIHLKDILKPNIKQRFDRLRSMGIRTIMITGDNPLTAAAIAKESGVDDFLAQATPETKMELIRREQGSGRLVAMTGDGTNDAPALAQADVGVAMNSGTQAAKEAANMVDLDSDPTKLIDIVEIGKQLLMTRGALTTFSISNDVAKYFAILPAMFATAYPAMNVFNIMRLHSPASAVLSAIIFNALIIIALIPLALRGVAYRPRGADAVLRENVLIYGIGGIIVPFVFIKLIDVVLVGLHLAG encoded by the coding sequence ATGATCTCGCAAGCACGGATCGAACGCCGGCCCAGAGCGCGCTCGCTGTTCGACCCCGAGATTCTCGTCCCGGCAATCGGTGCGTCGTTCAAAAAACTGGACCCACGTTGGCAAGTGCGCAACCCGGTTATGTTCATCTGCGAGGTCGGCGCGCTCGTCACTTCAATCCTGTTCTTCCGCGACTGGGCGACGCATGTCTCGACGCCGACGAGCGGCGCGGGCTTCGACTTCGCAATCTCGATCTGGCTCTGGTTCACTGTCCTCTTCGCGAATTTCGCGGAAGCGGTTGCCGAAGGACGCGGGAAAGCCCAAGCCGAGTTCTTGCGCCGGACGAAATCCGACACGCAGGCTCGCAAGCTCGTCCGCGACGGCGAGTACGCGACGATTCCTTCGTCCCATCTTCGCAAAGGTGACGTGATCCGAGTCGAAACCGGCGAGATCATCGCCGGCGACGGTGACGTGGTTCAAGGCGCGGCTAGTGTCGACGAGTCGGCAATCACGGGCGAATCCGCACCGGTAATTCGCGAAGGCGGCGGTGATCGCAGCTCGGTTACCGGCGGCACACGCGTTCTCTCGGACTGGATCATGGTCCGTATCAGCGCGAATCCGGGCGAGACGTTCCTCGATCGTATGATCAATTTGGTCGAAGGCGCCCAGCGTCAGAAAACGCCCAACGAGATCGCACTATCGATCCTGCTCTCGGGCATGACGATCATTTTCTTGATTGCGGTCGCTACGCTGGCGCCGTTCTCGATCTATGCCGGAACCGTGCAATCGATCACGGTGCTGATCGCGCTGCTCGTCTGTCTGATTCCGACCACGATCGGAGGACTGCTTTCTGCAATCGGCATCGCCGGTATGGATCGCGTCATGCAGCGCAACGTCCTCGCGATGAGCGGCCGCGCGGTTGAAGCCGCCGGTGACGTGGACACGTTGCTGCTCGATAAGACCGGCACGATCACACTCGGCAATCGTCAGGCTTCCGAAATCATTCCCGTAAGCGGTGTGACGCTCGAGCGGGCCGCTCGCGCGGCGTATCTGTCGTCGCTTGCCGACGAGACGCCCGAAGGACGCTCGATAGTGATGCTTACCGAGCGAATGGGGACGCCGAACGGCGGTGCACCGATCGGTTCGACCTTTGTGCCGTTCAGCGCGTACACGCGCATGAGCGGCCTCGATGTACAGACGAACGGCTCCGTTCACGCGATCCGTAAGGGCGCGGCCGACGCGGTCGTCGCGTTCGTCCGCTCGCAAGGTGGTAAGGTCGACGAGACGCAGTTCACCGTGGACGTCGAGCGAATCGCGCGCGCCGGCGGCACGCCGCTGCTCTTGGCCGAAGGCGGGAACCTCCTCGGGATCATCCATCTCAAAGACATCCTCAAGCCGAACATCAAGCAGCGCTTCGATCGATTGCGTTCAATGGGAATTCGCACCATTATGATCACCGGCGACAATCCGCTGACCGCTGCGGCGATCGCGAAAGAATCGGGCGTCGACGACTTCTTGGCGCAGGCCACGCCGGAAACGAAGATGGAGTTGATTCGGCGCGAGCAAGGGTCTGGACGACTCGTCGCGATGACCGGCGATGGAACGAACGATGCGCCTGCGCTCGCGCAAGCCGACGTCGGCGTTGCGATGAACTCGGGGACCCAAGCCGCCAAAGAAGCGGCGAACATGGTCGATCTCGATTCAGACCCGACCAAGCTTATCGACATCGTTGAGATCGGCAAACAGCTGCTGATGACGCGTGGTGCGCTGACGACGTTCTCGATATCAAACGACGTCGCGAAGTACTTTGCGATCCTGCCCGCGATGTTTGCGACGGCGTACCCCGCGATGAACGTCTTCAACATCATGCGGCTGCATTCTCCAGCAAGCGCCGTGCTGTCGGCAATAATCTTCAATGCCCTGATCATCATTGCGCTCATTCCGCTTGCGCTGCGCGGCGTGGCCTACCGTCCACGCGGCGCGGATGCCGTATTGCGTGAAAATGTTCTCATCTATGGCATCGGTGGGATCATCGTGCCGTTCGTGTTCATCAAGCTGATCGACGTGGTTCTCGTCGGTCTCCATCTCGCAGGTTAA
- the kdpC gene encoding potassium-transporting ATPase subunit KdpC, with protein sequence MKATTETKQSTLSHLVPAVTFTAITIVIFGVIYPAIVWLIGTFAFPYQTYGSLVKDDKGTIVGSSLLGQLFTKPQYFQGRPSAAGKNGYDPTQTGGTNLAPTSKKLIDSVTAAVAALKKANPNATGDIPPELVTSSASGVDPDISPEGAYYQIPRVAKARGVSQDAIRAIVDAHIEGRTFGILGDPRVNVLELNRALDATSAPKS encoded by the coding sequence ATGAAAGCGACGACCGAAACCAAGCAAAGTACGCTCTCGCATCTCGTCCCGGCCGTGACCTTTACGGCCATCACGATCGTTATTTTCGGCGTAATTTATCCGGCGATCGTATGGCTGATCGGAACCTTCGCCTTCCCGTATCAGACATACGGATCGCTCGTCAAGGACGACAAAGGAACGATCGTCGGATCATCGCTGCTCGGACAACTCTTCACGAAGCCGCAATACTTCCAAGGCCGTCCGTCCGCAGCCGGTAAGAACGGCTACGACCCGACGCAGACGGGCGGCACGAACCTGGCGCCGACGTCGAAGAAGCTAATCGATTCGGTTACGGCCGCCGTTGCCGCATTGAAAAAAGCCAATCCGAATGCGACTGGCGACATTCCGCCCGAGCTCGTTACCTCGAGCGCAAGCGGAGTCGATCCGGATATTTCACCCGAGGGGGCATATTACCAAATCCCGCGCGTCGCGAAAGCGCGCGGCGTCTCGCAAGATGCGATTCGCGCAATCGTCGACGCTCATATCGAAGGGCGAACCTTCGGAATCTTGGGTGATCCCCGTGTCAACGTTCTCGAGCTCAATCGCGCTTTGGATGCGACGTCGGCACCTAAGTCTTAG
- a CDS encoding GAF domain-containing sensor histidine kinase, whose product MNPRLLTTLCITGLIAAFAIDLFTPQLFISAILLDVPIVLSAFAGNRRLTGALVVAGLIANLVAGYINGLQAGGVWDPVALGNRALAALSIILVGWLGLALQRGAEQQGVAIAIAKAVRRERDLREASENIRNSLSEELVERAITREAMWLVSATRVSLYRATTTGSATRFEASKNSKEVVEVTEAPRPEIQSVLARALEAQEPSLLSREDAMGRLVLDSLEIDSAVVVPLIDGGMRYGTLLLSLDRPTTEEDLLSLRAFAEAAVIALGQSRLFDELAKKNDELAQRSEVIRDIVYALSHDLRTPLAAAGLTLRQAREGAYGPMPERYREILDRSVSANDELQRLAETLLLVAQYESGDRTAEHRTIDLDRLVRDVAAQLQPLADSKKLSVDVMTVDAAVSGDSGELRRALVNLFANAVNWSKDGGRVAIQMRSEGRMVRVSVADEGFGVPDEIRDTLFMRVAGAHARGGGTGLGLYIVRRIAEEHGGRVRYEPNVPQGSVFTLELPRIAVSTPVAP is encoded by the coding sequence ATGAATCCGCGGCTACTGACGACGCTGTGCATCACGGGCCTAATTGCGGCGTTCGCGATCGATCTCTTTACGCCGCAGTTATTCATTTCTGCGATCCTACTCGACGTCCCGATCGTGCTGAGCGCTTTTGCGGGCAATCGCCGTCTTACGGGCGCACTCGTCGTCGCCGGACTTATCGCAAATTTGGTCGCGGGTTATATCAACGGTCTGCAAGCCGGAGGCGTCTGGGATCCGGTCGCACTCGGAAACCGTGCGCTCGCAGCGCTCTCGATCATTCTCGTCGGCTGGCTTGGCCTTGCATTGCAGCGAGGCGCCGAACAGCAAGGCGTGGCCATCGCAATTGCGAAGGCGGTGCGCCGCGAGCGCGATCTGCGCGAAGCTTCCGAGAACATCCGCAATTCGCTCAGCGAAGAGCTGGTCGAACGCGCGATCACGCGTGAAGCCATGTGGCTCGTCTCGGCGACGCGTGTCTCGCTGTATCGCGCAACGACGACCGGGAGCGCGACGCGCTTCGAGGCGAGCAAAAATAGCAAAGAGGTCGTGGAAGTAACTGAAGCGCCGCGCCCTGAGATTCAATCCGTCCTGGCTCGAGCGCTCGAAGCGCAAGAGCCGTCGCTGCTTTCGCGTGAGGACGCAATGGGCCGGCTCGTTCTCGACTCGCTGGAGATCGATTCTGCCGTTGTCGTCCCGCTTATCGATGGCGGAATGCGCTACGGAACGTTGTTGCTGTCGCTAGACCGTCCGACGACGGAAGAAGATTTGCTGAGCTTACGCGCTTTCGCCGAGGCCGCCGTCATCGCACTCGGCCAGTCGCGCCTCTTTGACGAGCTTGCGAAGAAGAACGACGAACTCGCGCAACGCAGCGAAGTCATTCGGGATATCGTCTACGCCCTTTCACACGATCTGCGTACTCCGCTTGCGGCTGCCGGGTTGACGTTGCGCCAAGCGCGTGAAGGGGCCTACGGCCCGATGCCGGAGCGCTACCGTGAAATCCTCGATCGAAGCGTCTCGGCGAACGACGAGCTGCAGCGCCTCGCGGAGACACTGCTGTTGGTTGCGCAGTATGAATCGGGTGACCGCACGGCCGAGCATCGCACCATCGACTTGGATCGTTTGGTCCGCGACGTCGCTGCGCAGCTGCAGCCGCTCGCCGATTCGAAGAAACTCTCGGTGGACGTTATGACGGTCGATGCTGCCGTGAGCGGAGACTCGGGAGAACTCCGGCGCGCGCTTGTAAATCTGTTCGCAAATGCCGTGAATTGGTCGAAGGACGGCGGCCGAGTCGCAATTCAAATGCGTTCCGAAGGCCGCATGGTCAGGGTTAGCGTTGCCGACGAAGGCTTCGGCGTTCCCGACGAGATTCGCGACACATTGTTCATGCGCGTCGCGGGCGCACACGCGCGTGGCGGCGGTACGGGCCTCGGACTTTACATCGTCCGGCGTATCGCGGAAGAGCACGGCGGCAGAGTGCGCTACGAGCCGAATGTCCCGCAAGGAAGCGTTTTCACCCTTGAGTTGCCCCGGATTGCAGTCTCGACACCGGTGGCGCCGTGA
- a CDS encoding response regulator transcription factor, with translation MIRVGIVEDHALTRAGIKTALASQDDVEVVAEAGDGKSGFAEIVRTAPDVAVLDIGLPGMDGIELTRRLRAQTSGMRIVILTMHDLDSEILAALAAGADAYVVKGSDPSNLLTAVHVVADGGAYFDPQIAHVVLRHFGSPSPVPPPIDSPLTPRELEILRLVADGVGNAEIGQRLFLGLGTVKGHIRDILEKLSASDRTQAAVTALRRGLI, from the coding sequence GTGATTCGCGTTGGAATCGTCGAGGATCACGCTCTTACAAGAGCCGGTATAAAGACGGCGCTCGCCAGTCAAGACGACGTCGAAGTCGTCGCGGAAGCGGGCGACGGAAAGTCCGGTTTTGCCGAGATCGTGCGCACGGCGCCCGACGTCGCCGTGCTTGACATCGGTTTGCCGGGGATGGACGGTATCGAGCTGACGCGGCGCTTGCGAGCGCAGACGAGCGGCATGAGGATTGTGATCCTCACCATGCACGACCTGGATAGCGAGATTCTGGCTGCGCTCGCTGCCGGTGCGGATGCGTACGTCGTGAAAGGCTCGGATCCGTCGAATCTGCTGACAGCGGTGCACGTCGTCGCTGACGGCGGCGCCTATTTCGATCCGCAGATTGCGCATGTGGTGCTGCGGCATTTCGGCTCACCCTCGCCGGTCCCGCCGCCGATCGATAGCCCGCTCACGCCGCGCGAACTGGAGATATTGCGTCTCGTTGCGGACGGGGTGGGTAACGCGGAAATCGGTCAGCGACTCTTTCTCGGCCTCGGGACGGTCAAAGGCCATATCCGCGACATTCTCGAGAAGCTGAGCGCGTCCGATCGAACGCAAGCGGCCGTTACCGCACTGCGCCGAGGGTTGATCTAA
- a CDS encoding ABC transporter substrate-binding protein, protein MITRGGFLSGSAATLVAAAPPAAPASVATAYQPGMGYAAFIVMQKRGRLAAQFPNTQLTWRELSNGDTIRDGIISNTIQIGVVGTAPFLIGWDRGIPWKILCDANNFDFWLVTLDANVKSLRDLKPGDKIATPSPDAINSMVIRAALVRLGLPANYLDVGMVAMPHPLAEQALLNHQVVAHIATPPFAQDEVKRGGHVIMRTNDGFPGGISTTVSATTTTFAQQYPGFMDAYFKEYVETVKFMQTHTDDAAKMYVDSTGGKAQIEDVAPLMRDLANTLFTIPPHGVLQVAAFLAKLGVIKNAPSSFAQISLGYANSGAS, encoded by the coding sequence ATGATAACGAGGGGCGGTTTTCTTTCGGGCAGTGCGGCGACGCTCGTCGCAGCGGCGCCACCGGCTGCGCCGGCGAGCGTGGCGACTGCGTACCAGCCGGGCATGGGGTATGCCGCGTTCATCGTCATGCAGAAGCGCGGGCGACTAGCCGCGCAATTTCCGAACACGCAACTCACGTGGCGCGAGCTTTCGAACGGCGACACGATCCGTGACGGCATCATTTCGAACACGATTCAAATCGGCGTCGTCGGGACCGCGCCGTTCCTGATCGGTTGGGACCGCGGCATCCCGTGGAAGATTTTGTGCGACGCCAACAACTTCGATTTTTGGCTCGTCACGTTAGATGCGAACGTCAAGTCGCTCAGGGATCTCAAGCCCGGCGACAAGATCGCAACGCCGTCACCCGACGCCATCAATTCGATGGTCATTCGCGCCGCGCTCGTCCGTTTGGGTCTGCCAGCGAACTATCTCGACGTCGGGATGGTCGCCATGCCGCATCCGCTCGCCGAGCAGGCGCTGCTGAACCACCAGGTCGTCGCGCATATTGCGACGCCGCCCTTTGCGCAAGACGAAGTCAAACGCGGCGGACACGTCATCATGCGCACGAATGACGGCTTTCCCGGCGGCATCAGCACGACGGTAAGCGCTACGACGACAACCTTCGCTCAACAATACCCGGGCTTCATGGATGCCTACTTCAAAGAGTACGTGGAGACGGTAAAATTCATGCAAACGCACACTGATGATGCCGCAAAGATGTACGTCGACTCAACCGGCGGCAAGGCACAAATCGAGGACGTTGCGCCTTTGATGCGCGACCTTGCGAATACGCTGTTCACGATCCCACCGCATGGTGTCTTGCAAGTGGCGGCGTTCCTAGCCAAACTCGGCGTGATAAAAAATGCGCCATCGTCATTCGCGCAAATTTCGCTGGGATACGCCAACAGCGGAGCGAGTTAG
- a CDS encoding NAD-binding protein: protein MFILIVGGGKVGTYLARDLLTENHEVVVIEKDARKAQFMTNLLEQDVAIVGDGCDPVVLTQAGVSRADVVVADTGDDEDNLVVSLIAQKNSKARCIARVNNPRNKAIFDSIGKDGNPISVISSTELILRMVEDEVNISECRPLLRLRNGDVQLVKMSVEAGTNADGKRIADLGFPRSAIVVAVESRDGEVTIPTGDTRLSAGDDVVMMIKSSVRDQVRDVLRGTGAAV, encoded by the coding sequence ATGTTCATTCTGATCGTCGGCGGCGGAAAAGTCGGAACGTATCTGGCGCGCGACCTGTTGACGGAAAACCACGAGGTCGTCGTCATCGAAAAGGATGCGCGCAAAGCACAGTTCATGACGAACCTTCTCGAACAAGACGTCGCGATCGTCGGCGACGGCTGCGACCCGGTCGTGCTCACGCAAGCCGGCGTATCGCGAGCCGACGTCGTGGTTGCAGATACGGGCGATGACGAAGATAATCTTGTCGTCAGCCTTATCGCACAGAAGAATTCAAAAGCACGCTGCATCGCGCGCGTCAACAATCCGCGCAACAAAGCGATTTTCGACTCGATCGGCAAGGACGGAAATCCGATCTCGGTCATCTCGTCGACCGAGCTGATCCTGCGCATGGTTGAAGACGAAGTAAACATCTCGGAGTGCCGTCCGCTCTTGCGGCTGCGCAACGGCGACGTACAGTTGGTCAAGATGTCCGTCGAGGCCGGAACGAACGCCGACGGCAAGCGGATCGCCGATCTCGGTTTCCCGCGGAGCGCCATCGTCGTCGCCGTCGAGAGCCGTGACGGCGAGGTGACGATCCCGACGGGGGACACGCGTCTTTCGGCCGGCGATGACGTCGTCATGATGATCAAGAGCTCGGTCCGCGACCAAGTTCGCGACGTTCTCCGAGGAACGGGCGCCGCCGTCTAG
- a CDS encoding TrkA family potassium uptake protein — protein sequence MKYIIVGCGRVGSMLAKLLVEEGHEVTVVDENPAAFKRLGSRFTGQVELGTGIDAEVIRRAGGESADGFASTTNGDNRNVMAALIAQRLFNIKKVVARIYDPPRGKMYRELGIETVCPTTVGAQLIRDILIAPPQVSAAFDFGKLSSLRCAVTDAVANRRVSEIERDGSIRVAAIRTNGVVRVASPNDVLARGDELNVILAPEALDQFTKLFADTSLIVPEKVGA from the coding sequence ATGAAGTACATTATCGTCGGCTGCGGCCGAGTGGGGTCGATGCTGGCGAAGCTGCTGGTCGAGGAGGGTCACGAGGTGACCGTCGTCGACGAGAATCCGGCCGCATTCAAGCGGTTGGGCAGCCGTTTTACCGGACAAGTCGAGCTCGGTACGGGAATCGACGCGGAAGTGATCCGGCGCGCCGGCGGCGAGTCGGCTGATGGGTTTGCGTCGACTACCAACGGCGACAACCGCAACGTCATGGCAGCGCTAATCGCACAGCGGCTCTTCAACATCAAGAAGGTCGTGGCGCGTATCTACGATCCGCCGCGCGGAAAAATGTACCGCGAGCTCGGCATCGAGACCGTATGCCCGACGACAGTCGGCGCGCAGCTCATTCGCGACATCCTGATCGCGCCTCCCCAAGTATCGGCAGCGTTCGATTTCGGGAAACTCAGCTCGCTGCGCTGCGCGGTTACCGACGCGGTCGCAAATCGGCGCGTAAGCGAGATCGAACGCGACGGCTCGATTCGCGTCGCCGCGATTCGCACGAACGGCGTCGTCCGCGTCGCATCACCAAATGATGTTCTCGCACGTGGAGACGAGCTGAACGTGATCCTCGCTCCCGAAGCGCTCGATCAGTTTACGAAGCTGTTCGCCGACACGAGCTTGATCGTTCCCGAGAAGGTGGGCGCCTGA
- a CDS encoding Clp protease N-terminal domain-containing protein, with product MFSRFSPAALRVLRLAEQECRNHNHYYVGVEHMLFALIEEQDADVEAALREEQISSGDIYTELKRALGTGEDRVWEGILITPRVRNIVRTAEERVGDGNIEPIDLYRAIRDERGGVAADVLARLAASR from the coding sequence ATGTTCTCACGTTTTAGTCCAGCGGCACTGCGCGTGCTTCGGCTTGCAGAGCAAGAGTGCCGAAATCACAACCATTACTACGTTGGTGTCGAGCACATGCTCTTTGCATTGATCGAAGAGCAGGACGCCGACGTTGAGGCTGCGCTGCGCGAAGAACAGATCTCGTCCGGTGACATCTACACCGAGCTCAAGCGAGCGCTGGGCACCGGAGAAGACCGCGTGTGGGAGGGGATCCTGATCACACCGCGCGTTCGCAACATCGTGCGTACCGCTGAAGAGCGTGTCGGTGATGGCAATATCGAGCCGATCGACTTGTACCGAGCGATTCGCGATGAGCGCGGCGGCGTTGCCGCCGACGTTCTCGCCCGTCTCGCGGCAAGCCGTTAA